In a single window of the Esox lucius isolate fEsoLuc1 chromosome 22, fEsoLuc1.pri, whole genome shotgun sequence genome:
- the LOC105019702 gene encoding uncharacterized protein LOC105019702, with amino-acid sequence MPHVRSSVQEALWGMCAADAMSMPVHWYYNIDDIRRDFGGWITGFNAPKNQHPSSILTLSNSAGSGRTAWSSASDRTNVVGNIILHDKLKFWKAPGKSVHYHQGLQAGENTLNAICSLRVAQALARGRFANVAEPATRGVVLADYVRFMTTPGTHGDTYAESFHRDFFSDWRDPRPTSPSRVLEFAEQRYRQKINRSVPDSQLDVIGCLPMSIPFVLSARANEDQAVSAAVEFVRLTHPHPRVEKYVAMYARALHATLNGACLKEQAEAALKSPLLDAWDTCEPCIRKADRFPVTSAERLKVHQNAVQMLGLACYNRGALSSMFYLAHQFPDDPRGGILANTNCGGENCNRGAALGALLGARAGCTGGSVPQEWKDGLRNAQEAIREILDHMP; translated from the exons ATGCCCCATGTGCGGAGTTCGGTTCAAGAGGCTTTGTGGGGAATGTGCGCCGCGGACGCTATGTCCATGCCTGTGCACTGGTACTACAACATTGATGATATCAGAAGGGATTTTGGAGGATGGATCACTGGCTTCAACGCTCCCAAAAACCAACACCCATCCAGCATCCTCACCCTGTCTAACTCCG CGGGGAGCGGTCGAACTGCATGGTCCTCTGCAAGTGACAGAACCAATGTGGTGGGGAACATCATCCTCCATGACAAGCTCAAATTCTGGAAGGCACCTGGCAAATCGGTCCACTATCACCAAG GTCTCCAGGCCGGTGAGAACACTCTGAATGCTATCTGCTCTCTCAGGGTGGCACAGGCTCTGGCACGGGGGAGGTTTGCCAATGTGGCGGAGCCGGCAACGAGGGGGGTGGTGCTGGCCGATTACGTACGCTTCATGACAACACCAGGGACCCATGGAGACACCTATGCAGAGTCCTTCCACAGAGACTTCTTCTCTGACTGGCGGGACCCAAGACCCACATCCCCCAGCAGG GTGTTGGAGTTCGCAGAGCAGCGCTACAGGCAGAAGATTAACCGGTCGGTCCCAGACAGCCAGCTGGACGTCATTGGCTGCCTtcccatgtccatcccttttgTGCTCTCCGCCAGAGCCAATGAGGACCAAGCT GTGTCTGCGGCTGTGGAGTTTGTCCGACTCACCCACCCTCACCCCCGGGTGGAGAAGTATGTGGCCATGTACGCGCGAGCCCTCCACGCCACCCTGAACGGGGCCTGTCTGAAGGAGCAAGCAGAGGCAGCCCTGAAGTCGCCACTGCTGGACGCGTGGGACACCTGCGAACCGTGCATACGCAAAGCAGACAGGTTCCCGGTCACCTCCGCCGAGAGGCTCAAGGTTCACCAGAACGCAGTACAGATGCTTGGCTTGGCCTGCTACAATAGAG GTGCCCTCAGCAGCATGTTCTACCTAGCACACCAGTTCCCAGATGATCCTCGCGGTGGGATCTTGGCAAACACCAACTGTGGCG GAGAGAACTGTAACAGGGGTGCTGCTTTGGGGGCTCTGCTGGGGGCCAGGGCAGGTTGCACAGGTGGGTCCGTACCCCAGGAGTGGAAGGACGGACTGCGGAATGCTCAGGAGGCAATCCGGGAAATTCTGGACCATATGCCCTGA